In Megalopta genalis isolate 19385.01 chromosome 7, iyMegGena1_principal, whole genome shotgun sequence, a single window of DNA contains:
- the LOC117229082 gene encoding cdc42 homolog encodes MQTIKCVVVGDGAVGKTCLLISYTTNKFPSEYVPTVFDNYAVTVMIGGEPYTLGLFDTAGQEDYDRLRPLSYPQTDVFLVCFSVVSPSSFENVKEKWVPEITHHCQKTPFLLVGTQIDLRDDVPTIEKLAKNKQKPISAEQGEKLAKELKAVKYVECSALTQKGLKNVFDEAILAALEPPEPVRRRRCILL; translated from the exons aTGCAAACAATCAAGTGCGTTGTAGTGGGCGATGGTGCAGTAGGTAAAACTTGTCTGTTGATATCGTACACTACCAACAAATTCCCATCTGAATATGTTCCAACAGTGTTTGACAATTATGCGGTCACGGTTATGATCGGTGGTGAACCATATACGTTAGGATTATTTGACACAGCTG GTCAAGAAGATTATGATCGGCTGCGTCCTTTGAGTTATCCTCAAACAGATGTATTTCTTGTATGTTTTTCAGTAGTGTCGCCATCATCTTTTGAAAATGTCAAAGAAAAA TGGGTTCCAGAGATAACTCATCACTGTCAAAAAACGCCGTTCTTGTTAGTTGGTACCCAAATCGATTTGCGAGACGACGTACCAACTATCGAGAAGCTTGCAAAGAATAAGCAAAAGCCCATATCGGCGGAACAAGGTGAAAAACTTGCGAAAGAATTAAAAGCGGTCAAATATGTTGAATGCAGCGCGCTTACACAG AAAGGATTGAAAAACGTGTTCGACGAAGCGATTCTAGCAGCTTTAGAACCTCCAGAGCCGGTTAGAAGAAGACGATGTATCCTGTTGTAG